Below is a genomic region from Aquipuribacter hungaricus.
AGATCGACCCGGCCGTGCCCGAGTCGTTCCGCCTGGAGCTCGCCCACGCCCTGCTCGCGCGGACCCTGTTCCCGGACGCGCCGCTGAAGTGGATGCCGCCCACCCGGCACATGACCGGCGACGTGTTCCAGGGCTACCTGCTCGACGGGTTCTTCAACCTCGTCGGCTCCCTCACCGACCAGGACATCCTGCTCGTCGGGATGATGACCGAGGCCGTCGTCACGCCGTGGCTGTCCGACCGCGACCTCGCCCTGCAGAACGTGCGCTACGTGCAGCGGGCGGCCGGCGGGCTGGCCGAGGACTTCGTCCCCGCGCCCGACGGGCTCATCGCCACCCGTGCCCGGCACGTCCTCGGCGAGGCCGTGGACCTCCTCGAGCGGATCGTCGGCAGCGAGGGCGGCCTGCTCACCGCCATCGAGCACGGCACGTTCGGCGGCATGAAGCGCCCGGCCGACGGCGGCCGCGGCCTGGACGGTGTCGTCGAGCGCGGCGACGACTACGTCAACCCCGTGAGCGAGATCCTCGAGGGAGACCAGCGATGACCACCCCGACCCCCGCCACGACGGGCGCCTCCGGTTCCGCCGGCCTGCCGGACGGCCTGCCGCCGGGGATGCCGGCGCTGGTCCGGCCCTACGGCGACACCACCGGCGACGGCATGGTGCAGCTGTCGTTCACCCTGCCGCTGCCCGCGGGCAAGCGGGCCGAGGGTGCCGCCGCCCAGCTCGCCCGGAAGATGGGGATGGACGCCCCGATGGTCGTCCACGCCAAGCCGATCGGTGACGGGTTCACCTTCTTCGTCGTCTACGGCCCGGTCAGCCACGTCGTCGACGTCGCGGCCGTCGAGGTGGTGGAGCGGGAGTACCCGCTGCTCAGCCCCAAGGAGGCCAACGCCGCGGTCCGCGAGAGCCTGCACCGCAAGCTCGTCGTGGTCGGCGCCTGCATCGGCACCGACGCCCACACCGTCGGCATCGACGCGATCCTCAACGTCAAGGGCTGGGCGGGGGAGAAGGGCCTGGAGTACTACCGCGAGATGAAGGTCGTGAACATGGGCGCCCAGGTGTCGGTGCCCGAGCTCGTCGAGCGGGCCGCCGCCGAGCAGGCCGACGCCGTCCTCGTCAGCCAGGTCGTCACCCAGCGGGACGCCCACGTCCACAACACGACGACCATGTCGGCCGCCTTCCGCGAGGCGTTCCCGGCCGCCCGGCGCCCGCTGCTCGTGGTCGGCGGGCCCCGGTTCGACGAGTCCGCCGCGCCGGCGCTCGGCGTCGACCGGGTGTTCGGCCGGGGGACCACGCCGGGCGAGGTCGCCAGCTACCTCGTCCACGCGGTCGCCTCCCGCAGCGGCGACCCCGCCCCTGCGAGGATCCCGGCGTGACAGCTCCCGAGGTGGGCCTGACGGTCGTCCACCGCCGCTACGTCTCCCACGCCGACGCCCACTACGGCGGCTCCCTCGTCGACGGGGCGTTCTCGCTGGCCCTGTTCGGCGACGTCGCCACCGAGCTGTGCATCCGCACCGACGGCGACGAGGGCCTGTTCGCCGGGTACTCCGACGTCGCCTTCCACGACGCCGTCCGCGCCGGCGACGTGCTCGAGGTGTCCGCCGAGCTCGTCCGGGTCGGCCGGCGCAGCCGCGAGGTCGCGTTCGAGGCGCGCGTGGTCTGCCGCGCCGAGCCGGAGCGGTCCGCCTCGGCCAGCCGGGTGCTCGACGAGCCGCTGCTCGCCACCGCCGCCCGCGGCACCGTCGTCGTCCCGTCCCAGGAGGGTCCGGCGTGAGCACCGGCACGAGCAGCACCGGCGGCACCCGGAACGCCGGCACGACCACCGTGCTGTGGGCCACGTGCGCCGAGGTGCCCGACGGCGACACCGACGACCACCTCGCCCTGCCCGCGCTCGCCGAGGTGGGCGTCGAGGTCCGCTACCAGGTGTGGGACGACCCCGCCGCGGACTGGTCGCTGCCGACCGTGGTCCGCAGCACGTGGGACTACACCGGGCGCCGCGAGGAGTTCCTCGCCTGGGCGGGACGGGTGCCGCTGCTGCTCAACCCGGCCGAGGTGCTGGCATGGAACACCGACAAGACGTACCTGGAGGAGCTCGCCCGCGACGGCGTGCCCGTGGTGCCGACCACCGTGCTCCGGCCCGGCGACGACGCCGCGGCCGCGGTCGGTGCCGCGCTGGCCGTCGCCGCCGAGGTCGTCGTCAAGCCGACCGTGTCCGCGGGGTCCAAGGACACCCGTCGGCACTCCCGCGCCGACGCCGCGGCCGCGCACGCCGCCCAGCTGCTCGGCGACGGGCGGCCCGTGCTGCTGCAGCCCTACCTCGAGGGCGTCGACACCGTCGGCGAGACGGGCATGGTCGTCGTCGACGGGGTCGTCTCCCACGCCTTCCGCAAGGGCCAGATCCTCTCCTCCGACGCCCCCGCCACCGAGGGGCTGTACGCCGTGGAGGACATCACCGCGACGACGGCCACCGGCGAGCAGCTCGCCCTCGCCCGCGACGTCACCGCCTGGCTGGCCCGGCGCTTCCCCGGTCATGCCCCGCTGCTCTACGCCCGGGTGGACACCGTCCCCGGTCCCGACGGCCACCCGCTGCTGCTCGAGCTGGAGCTCACCGAGCCGTCGCTGTGGCTCGTCGCCGACCCCGGGGCCGGCAGCGCGTTCGCGGATGCCCTGCGCCGGCGGCTCGACCTGGCCGGGCCGACCGAGGGCACCGACCCCGCCCTGCCCGCCGAGGAGTGACCGGCCCGGTCCGGCCCGCTGCGTACCCTGTGGCGGTGACGACCGTCGCGCCGCCGTCGGCGCCCGACATGCCTGACGCGGAGCGCGGGGCCGCCGGCCCCGGCCGCCCCACCGTGCCGTGGACCGTCGCGGTGCCCCTGGCGGTCGTCGCCGGCGTGGCCCTCGACGCGGCGTTCCCGTCGGTCGGCGCGTGGGGCCTGGCGTTCCCGGCCGTCGCCGCGGCGCTCCTGCTGGCACGGGGGAGGAGCCTCGGCCGGTCGTACGGCACGGGCGTCCTGTTCGGGCTCGGCTTCATGGCGCCGCAGCTGCAGTGGTCGGGCGTCTACGTCGGTGCCCTGCCGTGGCTGGCGCTGGCGACGCTCGAGGCGCTGCTCGTCGCCCTGGCGCTGCCGGGCTGGACGCTGGCGTGGCG
It encodes:
- a CDS encoding hotdog domain-containing protein, which gives rise to MTAPEVGLTVVHRRYVSHADAHYGGSLVDGAFSLALFGDVATELCIRTDGDEGLFAGYSDVAFHDAVRAGDVLEVSAELVRVGRRSREVAFEARVVCRAEPERSASASRVLDEPLLATAARGTVVVPSQEGPA
- a CDS encoding OAM dimerization domain-containing protein, which produces MTTPTPATTGASGSAGLPDGLPPGMPALVRPYGDTTGDGMVQLSFTLPLPAGKRAEGAAAQLARKMGMDAPMVVHAKPIGDGFTFFVVYGPVSHVVDVAAVEVVEREYPLLSPKEANAAVRESLHRKLVVVGACIGTDAHTVGIDAILNVKGWAGEKGLEYYREMKVVNMGAQVSVPELVERAAAEQADAVLVSQVVTQRDAHVHNTTTMSAAFREAFPAARRPLLVVGGPRFDESAAPALGVDRVFGRGTTPGEVASYLVHAVASRSGDPAPARIPA